The following proteins are encoded in a genomic region of Bacillus sp. FJAT-22090:
- a CDS encoding DNA-3-methyladenine glycosylase, producing MKPIDASFFHQPTLELARNLIGKNIVHEHGRGLIVGKIVETEAYMGPEDRAAHSFGNRRTKRTEVMFGGPGLIYTYQMHTHTLINVVAGIEGIPNAILIRAVEPVEGLELMKEFRNNLPMKQWTNGPGKLTKAMGITMEYYGKHWTEKPLFIAEGSEVSFISTGPRIGIENSGEAVHYPYRFWETDNPFVSKMR from the coding sequence GTGAAACCAATAGACGCATCATTTTTTCATCAACCAACATTAGAGCTAGCTAGAAACTTAATAGGAAAGAATATAGTTCATGAGCATGGAAGAGGGCTAATTGTAGGTAAAATAGTTGAGACGGAAGCCTATATGGGACCTGAAGATCGTGCAGCGCACAGCTTTGGAAACAGAAGAACAAAACGAACAGAAGTAATGTTTGGTGGGCCAGGGCTTATATACACGTATCAAATGCATACACATACACTGATTAATGTTGTAGCAGGTATAGAGGGCATCCCCAATGCAATATTAATTCGAGCTGTTGAACCTGTAGAAGGATTAGAGCTAATGAAAGAATTTCGTAACAATCTACCAATGAAGCAGTGGACAAATGGCCCCGGGAAATTAACGAAAGCTATGGGAATCACTATGGAATATTACGGTAAACATTGGACGGAAAAGCCTTTATTTATTGCAGAAGGTAGTGAGGTGTCGTTCATATCAACAGGTCCTCGGATTGGTATCGAAAACAGTGGGGAAGCTGTGCATTACCCTTATCGTTTTTGGGAAACGGACAATCCCTTTGTATCTAAAATGAGATGA
- the hmpA gene encoding NO-inducible flavohemoprotein, producing the protein MLSQKTIDIVKSTAPVLEVHGVAITTAFYKNMFNAHPELLNIFNHANQAKGRQQTALANTVYAAATHIDNLAAIIPVVKQIGQKHVSLGIKPEHYPIVGEHLLGAIKEVLGDAATDDIINAWAEAYGVIADAFIGIEEEMYVAAESKDGGWRFFKDFVIADKVKESENITSFYLKPADGSTVPSYEPGQFITIRVIIPGETYLMNRQYSLSKAADSESFRISVKKEDENNPEGKVSVHLHNNVNIGDIVELTAPAGEFVLDPEKTTPVTFLSGGVGITPMMSMFETVAKTQPNRPVSFLYSARNENLHPFDQDIRSLMETMDDAKYVTLYSDSGDGFITKDVLKEHARKDGDVYVCGPVGFMEAMINHLLELGFVNEQIHYEFFGPALQLDLVQA; encoded by the coding sequence AACAATTGATATCGTAAAATCAACAGCACCTGTATTAGAAGTTCATGGAGTTGCAATAACCACAGCTTTTTATAAAAATATGTTTAACGCACACCCAGAGCTTTTAAATATTTTCAATCATGCTAACCAAGCAAAAGGTCGTCAACAAACCGCGCTAGCTAACACTGTATACGCAGCAGCAACCCATATTGATAATTTAGCGGCAATTATTCCAGTGGTGAAACAAATAGGACAAAAACACGTAAGTTTAGGCATTAAACCCGAACATTATCCAATTGTAGGTGAGCATCTACTTGGCGCAATCAAAGAAGTATTAGGAGATGCTGCTACTGACGATATCATTAATGCTTGGGCAGAAGCATATGGAGTTATCGCAGATGCTTTTATAGGCATCGAAGAAGAAATGTATGTAGCAGCAGAGTCAAAAGATGGCGGTTGGAGATTCTTTAAAGACTTCGTTATTGCAGATAAAGTAAAAGAAAGTGAAAACATTACTTCATTTTATTTAAAACCAGCAGATGGATCTACGGTTCCTTCTTATGAGCCTGGACAATTCATTACGATTCGTGTGATCATTCCAGGCGAAACGTATTTGATGAACAGACAGTATAGCTTATCTAAAGCAGCTGATTCAGAATCATTTCGTATTTCAGTGAAAAAAGAAGATGAAAATAATCCAGAAGGAAAAGTTTCTGTTCACCTCCACAATAATGTTAATATTGGAGATATAGTTGAACTTACTGCTCCAGCTGGTGAATTCGTTTTAGATCCAGAAAAAACAACTCCTGTAACATTCTTAAGCGGAGGAGTTGGTATCACACCAATGATGAGTATGTTCGAAACAGTAGCTAAGACTCAACCAAATCGACCAGTATCCTTCCTTTATAGTGCTCGGAATGAAAACTTACATCCATTCGACCAAGATATTCGTTCTTTAATGGAAACAATGGATGATGCAAAATATGTTACTCTATATTCTGATAGTGGGGATGGCTTCATAACGAAGGATGTATTAAAAGAACATGCACGTAAAGATGGAGATGTCTATGTTTGTGGCCCAGTTGGATTTATGGAAGCAATGATCAATCATTTACTAGAGTTAGGCTTTGTAAATGAACAAATTCACTATGAATTCTTTGGACCTGCTTTACAGCTAGATTTAGTACAAGCATAA
- a CDS encoding acetyl-CoA hydrolase/transferase family protein — MRDKQLSERRIIELIEKDADIILPLTNGEPHKLLDILEENTDALTNVKIHQLLALKHRKYMEGAFPGKLSHVSYFLSGATRNMFHQGLVDLVPNHFHEMPKILRQSTNLSMIMAVASPMDEYGYFSLGTQADIVSEFIGKVPFLLEVNKHMPRTFGENQIHISQIEGFVENDRPLFEDISPPIGDKDMRIASYVAESIQNGDTLQIGIGSIPNAVVSLLKDHRHLGIHTEMFVDGIVDLVEAGAIDGTQKFTNKGKIIATFAHGSNKIYNFLHNNPAVQFLPVSIVNDPREIAKEERIVSINATTEVDLFGQCASETVAGKYYSSTGGQADFARGVRFAKEGKGFVCMTSTAKNDEISRIQLRLSPGSVVTTSKNDIDTIVTEYGVAKMFGKPISERAKQLISIAHPKFREELTFEAKQMGFI, encoded by the coding sequence ATGAGAGACAAACAACTATCGGAGAGGCGAATTATCGAACTAATTGAAAAGGATGCCGATATCATTCTCCCGTTAACGAATGGAGAGCCACATAAATTACTTGATATTTTGGAAGAAAATACGGATGCTTTAACTAATGTGAAAATTCATCAGTTACTCGCATTAAAGCATCGAAAGTATATGGAAGGTGCATTCCCTGGAAAGCTTAGTCATGTATCCTATTTTTTAAGTGGTGCTACTCGGAATATGTTTCACCAAGGATTAGTAGACCTAGTGCCAAATCATTTTCACGAAATGCCGAAGATTTTAAGACAATCGACCAATTTATCGATGATTATGGCAGTTGCTTCTCCGATGGATGAATATGGATACTTTTCACTAGGTACTCAAGCGGACATTGTGTCTGAATTTATTGGAAAGGTTCCTTTCCTATTAGAAGTAAATAAACATATGCCTCGTACATTTGGTGAAAATCAAATACATATAAGCCAAATAGAAGGTTTTGTTGAAAACGATCGTCCTCTTTTTGAAGATATTTCTCCGCCAATTGGTGATAAGGATATGAGAATAGCTTCTTATGTAGCAGAAAGTATTCAAAATGGGGACACTTTACAAATCGGAATCGGCTCCATTCCTAACGCAGTAGTAAGTTTACTGAAAGATCATAGACATTTAGGCATTCATACAGAAATGTTTGTAGATGGAATAGTGGATCTTGTGGAAGCTGGTGCAATAGACGGGACGCAAAAGTTTACAAATAAAGGGAAGATAATAGCGACCTTTGCACATGGATCCAATAAAATCTATAACTTCTTGCATAACAATCCTGCTGTTCAATTTTTGCCAGTAAGTATAGTTAATGATCCTAGGGAAATTGCAAAGGAAGAACGAATCGTTTCTATTAATGCTACGACAGAAGTTGACTTATTTGGTCAATGTGCATCGGAAACGGTTGCCGGAAAATATTACTCCTCAACGGGAGGACAAGCTGACTTTGCAAGAGGAGTGCGTTTTGCAAAGGAAGGAAAAGGCTTTGTATGTATGACATCTACTGCAAAAAATGATGAGATTTCTCGGATACAACTAAGACTTTCCCCTGGATCGGTCGTTACAACGTCTAAGAACGATATTGATACAATTGTTACAGAATATGGAGTAGCGAAAATGTTTGGTAAGCCAATTTCTGAGCGTGCAAAACAACTCATATCAATAGCGCATCCTAAATTTAGAGAAGAACTAACTTTTGAAGCGAAGCAAATGGGGTTTATTTAA
- a CDS encoding MFS transporter, which translates to MATIKEHKPLSKNKLLGIAGLAWMFDAMDVGILSFVIAALATEWSLTPGEMGWIGSINSIGMAVGALVFGVLADKVGRKKVFMITLVLFSVAGGLSALTTTLAAFLILRFFVGMGLGGELPVASTLVSESVEAKERGRVVVLLESFWAAGWLLSALISYFIILNYGWRIGLIITALPAFYAIYLRLKLPDSPRFVSNETQSRSIMQNMKDVWSKKYAKRTLMLWIVWFMVVFSYYGMFLWLPSVMVMKGFDLIKSFEYVLIMTLAQLPGYFTAAWLIEKAGRKFVLITFLLGTAASALVFGSADSTAILIISGMLLSFFNLGAWGALYAYSPEQYPTVIRGTGSGMAASVGRIGGILGPLLVGTLVTAGYDIGFIFGIFCVAIVIGVLAVLFLGTETKQLELD; encoded by the coding sequence ATGGCTACTATAAAGGAACACAAACCCCTATCAAAAAATAAATTACTTGGCATTGCGGGTCTTGCTTGGATGTTTGATGCAATGGATGTAGGAATTCTATCCTTTGTTATTGCAGCGCTTGCTACCGAATGGAGTTTGACTCCTGGTGAGATGGGCTGGATTGGAAGTATAAATTCAATAGGGATGGCTGTTGGTGCATTGGTATTTGGAGTACTTGCAGATAAAGTAGGTCGTAAAAAAGTATTTATGATTACATTGGTCTTGTTCTCTGTGGCAGGGGGTTTATCAGCTCTCACCACTACATTGGCTGCATTTTTAATTCTACGATTTTTTGTTGGAATGGGGCTAGGAGGAGAATTACCGGTTGCATCCACGCTTGTTTCTGAAAGTGTCGAAGCAAAAGAACGAGGTAGAGTAGTAGTATTACTTGAAAGTTTTTGGGCAGCGGGCTGGCTTTTATCAGCACTAATTTCTTACTTTATAATTTTAAATTACGGTTGGAGAATAGGTTTAATTATTACGGCACTACCAGCGTTTTATGCAATTTATTTACGTTTAAAGTTACCAGACTCTCCGCGTTTTGTATCAAATGAAACACAATCAAGATCAATTATGCAAAATATGAAAGATGTATGGTCGAAAAAATATGCAAAAAGAACACTCATGCTTTGGATTGTCTGGTTTATGGTAGTCTTTTCGTATTATGGAATGTTCTTATGGTTACCAAGTGTAATGGTAATGAAGGGATTCGATTTGATAAAAAGTTTTGAATATGTATTAATAATGACTCTTGCTCAATTACCTGGCTACTTTACAGCTGCTTGGTTAATTGAAAAGGCAGGTCGTAAATTTGTACTGATAACGTTTTTACTAGGAACAGCAGCGAGTGCACTAGTTTTTGGTTCCGCTGATTCAACAGCTATATTAATCATTTCAGGTATGCTCCTTTCATTTTTTAACTTAGGAGCTTGGGGTGCTTTGTATGCTTATTCACCAGAACAATACCCTACAGTAATTCGCGGAACTGGTTCCGGAATGGCTGCATCCGTTGGGCGTATTGGCGGGATTTTAGGACCTTTGTTGGTTGGTACTCTTGTAACTGCTGGATACGACATTGGTTTTATCTTTGGCATTTTCTGTGTGGCCATAGTAATTGGCGTTTTAGCAGTACTCTTCCTTGGTACAGAAACAAAACAATTGGAATTAGACTAA
- a CDS encoding GNAT family N-acetyltransferase, with product MPKIFESKYIPLSTFFQQSTNKEIRLTYAEIEAIIGQVLPNAAYLSSSWWKKTKPPALHYFAWTDHGYSVKKVDLGKSVLFHSTVLETDSIMDDVNNHQDILIIREAELDDARSFIRLQETIFSETDFMLYGKSDIQMTVQSIRKEMTAWKNIENSNLLLAIMNGQFAGYVLFTGGPAPRALHRASVVIGVKQEFSKKGIASSLMVHGEKWAKEVGISKLELSVIKENIGAQKLYKKLGFEKEGDRKNALIINGHFVDEYYMGKLI from the coding sequence ATGCCTAAAATATTTGAAAGCAAATATATTCCCCTTTCCACTTTCTTTCAACAATCGACGAACAAAGAGATTAGATTAACATATGCAGAAATTGAAGCAATCATCGGACAAGTACTACCTAATGCAGCTTATTTAAGTAGTAGTTGGTGGAAAAAAACAAAGCCTCCTGCATTACATTATTTCGCTTGGACAGACCATGGTTACTCAGTAAAAAAAGTAGACCTAGGAAAATCTGTTTTATTTCATAGTACGGTTCTCGAAACCGATTCGATAATGGATGATGTAAATAACCACCAGGACATTCTGATCATACGAGAAGCAGAGTTAGATGATGCCCGTTCATTTATTCGTTTGCAAGAAACCATATTTTCGGAAACTGATTTTATGTTGTATGGAAAATCTGATATTCAAATGACAGTACAGAGTATCCGAAAAGAGATGACAGCATGGAAAAATATCGAAAACTCTAATTTACTTTTAGCTATTATGAACGGGCAGTTCGCTGGATATGTATTGTTTACGGGTGGACCAGCACCACGTGCTTTGCATAGAGCTTCTGTAGTAATCGGTGTGAAACAAGAATTCTCTAAAAAGGGAATTGCCTCTTCCTTAATGGTACATGGAGAAAAATGGGCTAAAGAAGTAGGAATATCCAAGCTTGAACTGTCTGTTATTAAAGAAAATATAGGTGCTCAAAAACTATATAAAAAGCTTGGTTTTGAAAAAGAAGGCGACCGTAAAAATGCACTTATCATTAATGGACATTTCGTAGATGAATATTATATGGGAAAACTTATCTAA
- a CDS encoding DNA topology modulation protein, with the protein MGNLRHKRILIIGSSGAGKSTLSRKLAEQWKLPIVHLDALFWNPGWVPTPKQAFREKIQTKLEGNEWIIDGNFDSTLALRAKYADLIIFLDFPRYLCTYRVFKRAWEYRGKTRPDMGAGCEEKIDLEFAQWVWRFPKDVRPGILKVLREASNVDICILRNPVEVKAFIDTAPSR; encoded by the coding sequence TTGGGGAATCTACGTCATAAACGAATTCTTATTATCGGTTCAAGTGGTGCAGGCAAATCGACCTTATCAAGAAAGCTTGCTGAACAATGGAAATTGCCAATTGTCCATCTGGATGCCCTTTTTTGGAATCCCGGATGGGTACCTACACCAAAACAAGCATTTCGCGAAAAAATTCAGACCAAACTAGAGGGAAATGAGTGGATTATCGATGGCAATTTTGACTCTACTTTGGCATTAAGAGCTAAATACGCAGATTTAATCATCTTCTTAGATTTTCCTCGGTACCTCTGTACGTATCGAGTTTTCAAGAGAGCATGGGAGTACAGAGGTAAAACACGTCCTGATATGGGTGCCGGGTGTGAAGAAAAAATAGATTTAGAGTTTGCTCAATGGGTATGGCGTTTTCCAAAAGATGTCCGCCCAGGTATATTAAAAGTATTAAGAGAAGCAAGTAACGTTGATATATGTATATTAAGAAATCCGGTGGAAGTGAAAGCCTTTATTGATACTGCCCCGAGTAGATAA